A window of Blattabacterium cuenoti contains these coding sequences:
- the recG gene encoding ATP-dependent DNA helicase RecG, whose amino-acid sequence MSFHVLDKSIINLGISLNQYQLFNIELNIRTYEDLILFYPKKYIYSPLLENISKLKSYININSLQIQIIGKITKFEEINYKNNQCKKKILIANFEDNTGFIELVWFKHINFLKKKIKKYTLILVSGKINVFRGKIQIFHPELQYINDNNYIYNSIYPIYYIPNKLIKYGINNFFIRKMLKKLIIELNNDLNIIDKILIHQNHHFMTRKNALIQIHFPQSLKILSQARYRMKFEELFFLKLSLLSKTERTTNISDSYSFSKLGNHFEKFYNYFLPFSLTQEQKRVFKEIRNDLKQPQQMNRLLQGDVGCGKTIIAILSMLLALDNGFQSCLMVPTEVLAIQHYLSIKKMFFGIGINIALLTSSIPKSTKDNIYNDILKGKISILIGTHSLIQESIKFKNLGLAIIDEQQRFGVEQRSKIWSKNIKPPHILIMTATPIPRTLAMTIYNDLKISIIKDIPLNRKPIITIHVLNKNRKTVINIIKQQLVIGRQVYIVYPMIKQTSSHNQYKSLMLGYQLLKNKIFSNIKHQIGILYGEMSYQEKNLQINRFLRGETKIMVSTTVIEVGVDVPNASVMLIENANSFGLSQLHQLRGRVGRGPHQSYCIMMTDNKINVESSYRIKIMCQTNDGLEIAKKDLNLRGSGDLTGTKQSGKISLRIANLIKDHELMKKVIPLVKYYIKQNPNCFLTHSKMIKNYFYKYYQSFWKDIG is encoded by the coding sequence ATGTCGTTTCATGTATTGGATAAATCTATAATAAACTTAGGAATAAGTTTAAATCAATATCAATTATTTAATATTGAATTAAATATACGTACATATGAAGATTTAATACTTTTCTATCCAAAAAAATATATTTATTCTCCTTTATTAGAAAATATATCAAAATTAAAATCTTATATCAATATTAATTCTCTTCAAATACAAATCATTGGTAAAATAACAAAATTTGAAGAAATAAATTATAAAAATAATCAATGTAAAAAAAAAATATTAATAGCAAATTTTGAAGATAACACAGGATTTATTGAATTAGTATGGTTTAAACACATCAATTTTTTGAAAAAAAAAATTAAAAAATATACATTAATTTTAGTATCCGGTAAAATCAATGTTTTTAGAGGTAAAATTCAAATTTTTCATCCTGAACTTCAATATATTAATGATAATAATTATATATATAATTCTATATATCCTATTTATTATATTCCAAACAAATTAATCAAATATGGTATCAATAATTTTTTTATCAGGAAAATGTTAAAAAAATTGATAATAGAATTAAACAATGATTTAAATATTATAGATAAAATTTTAATTCATCAAAATCATCATTTTATGACAAGAAAAAATGCTTTAATACAAATACATTTTCCGCAATCATTAAAAATTTTATCACAAGCAAGATATAGAATGAAATTTGAAGAATTATTTTTTTTAAAATTATCTCTTTTATCAAAAACAGAAAGAACAACTAATATTTCAGATAGTTATTCTTTTTCAAAATTAGGTAATCATTTCGAAAAATTTTATAATTATTTTTTACCTTTTTCTTTAACACAAGAACAAAAACGAGTGTTTAAAGAAATCAGAAATGATCTTAAACAACCTCAACAAATGAATAGATTATTACAAGGAGATGTTGGATGTGGAAAGACTATAATTGCTATATTATCTATGTTATTAGCATTAGATAATGGATTTCAATCTTGTTTAATGGTTCCAACTGAAGTTTTAGCTATACAACATTATTTGTCTATTAAAAAAATGTTTTTTGGAATTGGTATTAACATTGCATTATTAACCAGTTCTATACCTAAATCAACTAAAGATAATATATATAATGATATATTAAAAGGAAAAATTTCAATTTTAATAGGAACTCATTCATTAATTCAAGAATCTATTAAATTTAAAAATCTTGGATTAGCCATAATAGATGAACAACAAAGATTTGGAGTTGAACAGAGATCTAAAATATGGAGTAAAAATATAAAACCACCTCATATCCTAATTATGACAGCTACTCCTATTCCAAGAACTTTAGCCATGACAATCTATAATGATTTAAAAATATCGATTATCAAAGACATACCGTTAAATAGAAAACCGATTATTACTATACATGTTTTAAATAAAAATAGAAAAACAGTAATTAACATAATCAAACAACAACTTGTAATAGGAAGACAAGTATATATAGTATATCCTATGATTAAACAAACATCATCACATAATCAATACAAAAGTTTAATGTTAGGCTATCAACTATTAAAAAATAAAATATTTTCTAATATTAAACATCAAATTGGAATTTTATATGGAGAAATGAGTTATCAAGAAAAAAATTTACAAATTAATAGATTTTTACGTGGAGAAACTAAAATTATGGTTTCTACTACGGTAATAGAAGTAGGAGTTGATGTACCTAATGCATCAGTTATGTTAATTGAAAATGCCAATTCATTTGGTTTATCACAATTACATCAATTAAGAGGTAGAGTAGGTCGTGGTCCACATCAAAGTTATTGTATTATGATGACGGATAATAAAATTAATGTAGAAAGTTCTTATAGAATTAAAATAATGTGTCAAACTAACGATGGATTAGAAATTGCTAAAAAAGATTTAAATTTACGAGGTAGTGGAGATTTAACAGGTACTAAACAGAGTGGTAAAATTTCTTTAAGAATTGCAAATCTGATTAAAGATCATGAATTAATGAAAAAAGTTATTCCACTTGTAAAATATTATATTAAACAAAATCCAAATTGTTTTTTAACTCATAGCAAAATGATAAAAAATTACTTTTATAAATATTATCAATCTTTTTGGAAAGATATAGGATAG
- a CDS encoding DUF4290 domain-containing protein, translated as MEYNTSRFQLIITEYGRNIHKMINYAIQIQDRNKRNRCALSIIRLMTISNTNNYRGSGDKKIIPFYQHKLWNQLFIMSNSKLDIDSPFPKPNPEHKINMFCKKVIYPKYLTSFRYYGKIIRYMIPIAIQCKNKQKQEGLFYAIANTMKKNYLRWNRTLVEDHIIFKDLKKLSNGKICLMNNTYSLLQCSYLLNNKKNRFFFKKKKRIT; from the coding sequence ATGGAATATAATACTAGTCGTTTTCAATTGATTATTACAGAATATGGACGAAATATTCATAAAATGATTAATTACGCTATTCAAATTCAAGATAGAAATAAAAGAAATCGTTGTGCATTGAGTATTATTCGATTAATGACTATATCAAATACTAATAATTATCGTGGTAGTGGTGATAAAAAAATAATTCCATTTTATCAACATAAATTATGGAATCAATTATTTATTATGTCTAATTCTAAATTAGATATTGATAGTCCTTTTCCTAAACCAAATCCAGAACACAAAATTAACATGTTTTGTAAAAAAGTAATATATCCAAAATATTTAACTAGTTTTAGATACTATGGAAAAATTATAAGATATATGATCCCTATAGCAATTCAATGTAAAAATAAACAAAAACAAGAAGGATTATTTTATGCTATAGCAAATACTATGAAAAAAAATTATTTAAGATGGAATAGAACTTTGGTAGAAGATCATATTATTTTTAAAGATTTAAAAAAACTTTCAAATGGAAAAATATGTTTAATGAATAATACATATTCATTATTACAATGTTCTTATTTATTAAATAACAAAAAAAATAGATTTTTTTTTAAAAAAAAAAAAAGAATAACATAA
- the murA gene encoding UDP-N-acetylglucosamine 1-carboxyvinyltransferase — MAIFKIQGGFSLKGKIKPQGSKNEALQILCASLLTSEKLRIKNIPEIQDVKCLMKILKELGVTIEYNGVGDYTFQANKIDLDYLNTQDFREKGKLIRGSIMIAGPLLARFQTVCFPIPGGDKIGRRRLDTHLKGFELLGSNINFFKEHQYFKLHTSHSLKGKYVLLEEASITGTANIIMASTLAKGKTVIYNAACEPYIQQLCKLLNKMGSKIRGIGSNLIHIIGVKELGGGTHTILPDMIEIGSWIGLSAITKSEITIKNVSWKNLGIIPSTFQKLGIKLENKKDDIYIPAQNSYHIKKLINNSILTISDSPWPGLTPDLLSILTVVATQAKGSVLIHQKMFESRLFFVDKLIEMGAQIILCDPHRATVIGLNHQSTLKGSVLSSPDIRAGISLLIAALSATGTSIIKNIEQIDRGYEKIDERLRILGAKILRIDHTLMYE, encoded by the coding sequence ATGGCCATTTTTAAAATTCAAGGTGGATTTTCTTTAAAAGGGAAAATCAAACCACAAGGATCCAAAAATGAAGCATTACAAATCTTATGTGCAAGCCTATTAACTTCAGAAAAATTAAGAATTAAAAATATTCCAGAAATACAAGATGTAAAATGTTTAATGAAAATATTAAAAGAACTAGGAGTTACTATTGAATATAATGGTGTTGGAGATTATACATTTCAGGCAAATAAAATAGATTTAGATTATTTAAATACACAAGATTTTAGAGAAAAAGGAAAATTAATTAGAGGATCTATAATGATTGCTGGACCTTTATTAGCTAGATTCCAAACTGTGTGTTTTCCTATTCCAGGAGGTGATAAAATTGGTCGTAGACGTCTAGATACACATTTAAAAGGATTTGAATTATTAGGAAGTAATATTAATTTTTTTAAAGAACATCAATATTTTAAACTGCATACTTCTCATTCTTTAAAAGGAAAATATGTTTTATTAGAAGAAGCCTCTATTACCGGAACAGCTAACATTATTATGGCTTCTACATTAGCTAAAGGTAAAACAGTAATATATAATGCTGCATGTGAACCATATATTCAACAATTATGCAAATTATTAAATAAAATGGGGTCAAAAATTAGAGGTATAGGATCAAATTTAATACACATTATTGGCGTCAAAGAATTAGGGGGTGGGACTCATACTATTCTACCAGATATGATCGAAATAGGTAGTTGGATTGGATTATCTGCTATTACAAAATCTGAAATAACTATTAAAAACGTTAGTTGGAAAAATCTTGGAATAATTCCAAGTACATTTCAAAAATTGGGAATAAAACTAGAAAACAAAAAAGACGATATTTATATACCAGCTCAAAATTCTTATCATATTAAAAAACTTATTAATAATTCTATATTAACAATATCAGATTCTCCTTGGCCAGGATTAACACCAGATTTATTAAGTATACTAACTGTAGTAGCGACACAAGCAAAAGGAAGTGTATTAATACATCAAAAAATGTTTGAAAGTAGATTATTTTTTGTAGATAAATTAATCGAAATGGGTGCACAAATTATCTTATGCGATCCTCATAGAGCAACTGTAATTGGCTTAAATCATCAATCTACTTTAAAAGGATCAGTACTAAGTTCCCCTGATATTAGAGCTGGAATTTCACTTTTGATAGCCGCACTTTCTGCTACAGGAACTAGTATTATAAAAAATATAGAACAAATAGATAGAGGATATGAAAAAATAGATGAAAGATTAAGAATTTTAGGTGCTAAAATATTAAGAATTGATCATACTTTGATGTATGAATAA
- the greA gene encoding transcription elongation factor GreA gives MKQFEYITKKGLKKLQKEIERLENIERPKISMQIAEARDKGDISENAEYDAIKEAQSFLEMNIAKLKKKLSNARIIDESKINKTRVSILSTVIVKNLTYGGEQIYTLVPEGETDLKSGKISINTPISSGLLGKQVGQIAHIKLPNNMILDYKILKIEFSE, from the coding sequence ATGAAACAATTTGAGTACATTACTAAAAAAGGATTGAAAAAATTACAGAAAGAAATTGAAAGATTAGAAAATATAGAACGTCCCAAAATATCTATGCAAATAGCAGAAGCTAGAGATAAAGGAGATATTTCCGAAAATGCAGAATATGATGCTATCAAAGAAGCACAAAGTTTTTTAGAAATGAATATTGCTAAATTAAAAAAAAAATTATCTAATGCAAGAATTATAGATGAATCTAAAATTAATAAAACAAGAGTTTCTATTTTATCTACAGTTATAGTAAAAAATTTAACATATGGTGGAGAACAAATTTATACGTTAGTTCCAGAAGGAGAAACTGACTTAAAATCAGGTAAAATATCAATTAATACTCCTATATCTTCTGGTTTATTAGGTAAACAAGTGGGACAAATTGCTCATATAAAATTACCTAATAATATGATTTTGGATTATAAAATATTAAAAATAGAATTTAGTGAATGA
- a CDS encoding HIT family protein — translation MKNNIFSKIIMNQIPCYKVAETVNQLAFLDIYPMKIGHTLVIPKKNIDNIFSLNEKEFVSIMSFTQKVAIGIKKIIPCNRIGMFIMGFEISHAHIHLIPMDKESDANFSKNKIQLSDQQFKIISEQIKIAIN, via the coding sequence ATGAAGAATAATATATTTTCAAAAATTATTATGAATCAAATACCTTGTTATAAGGTTGCTGAAACTGTTAATCAGTTAGCATTTTTGGATATTTATCCAATGAAAATTGGACATACTTTAGTCATACCAAAAAAAAATATAGATAATATATTTTCTCTTAATGAAAAAGAATTTGTATCTATTATGTCGTTTACACAAAAAGTTGCTATTGGAATCAAAAAAATTATTCCTTGTAATAGAATTGGAATGTTTATTATGGGATTTGAAATTTCTCATGCACATATTCATTTAATTCCAATGGATAAAGAAAGCGATGCAAATTTTTCTAAAAACAAAATTCAATTATCCGATCAACAATTTAAAATTATATCAGAACAAATTAAAATTGCTATTAATTGA
- a CDS encoding alpha/beta fold hydrolase — protein MSILFHTKLLNKKHKNGLTIIFLHGFMENMNIWNEIVNILSIEYNIILIDFPGHGKTPFVEKQIPQILTMENLSYSLELYLKNNNITKAFFIGHSMGGYVALALAEKYPERFLGLCLLHSTANSDSEEKKKYRINSIPMIINNYSLFVTRSIEKLFNFNKFHSFKKEINYLTKIALSIPINCILAMIRGMFIRKDRRHVLQNTTFPKLYIIGSYDSILKKELLIEESKIGYNTCYKEIPTGHLGPIENPKYIVQILQNFIYNKIL, from the coding sequence ATGTCTATATTGTTTCATACAAAATTATTAAATAAAAAACATAAAAATGGACTTACAATAATTTTTTTGCATGGGTTTATGGAAAATATGAATATTTGGAATGAAATTGTGAATATTCTTTCTATAGAATATAATATAATTTTAATAGATTTTCCCGGTCATGGAAAAACTCCTTTTGTAGAAAAACAAATACCTCAAATTTTAACCATGGAGAATTTATCATATTCATTAGAATTATATTTAAAAAATAATAATATAACAAAAGCATTTTTTATAGGACATTCTATGGGTGGATATGTTGCTTTAGCACTCGCCGAAAAATATCCTGAAAGATTTTTAGGATTATGCTTACTTCATTCTACAGCAAACTCAGATTCTGAAGAAAAAAAAAAATATAGAATTAATTCAATTCCCATGATTATTAATAATTATTCATTATTTGTTACGCGTAGTATTGAAAAATTATTTAATTTTAATAAATTTCATTCTTTTAAAAAAGAAATTAACTATCTCACAAAAATAGCGTTATCAATTCCAATTAACTGTATCTTAGCTATGATAAGAGGTATGTTTATTAGAAAAGATAGAAGACATGTATTACAAAATACTACGTTTCCAAAATTATATATTATCGGATCATATGATTCTATTCTTAAAAAAGAACTTCTTATTGAAGAATCTAAAATAGGCTATAATACTTGTTATAAAGAAATTCCAACTGGACATCTTGGTCCAATAGAAAATCCAAAATATATTGTACAAATACTACAAAATTTTATATATAATAAAATATTATGA
- a CDS encoding 5-formyltetrahydrofolate cyclo-ligase: MDNCLFNYQIAKHTTKNKYGIIEPINKIIIPNYFIEVIFIPLIIFDLKGYRIGYGKGFYDKFITLCSNNILKIGLSMFSPINNIQSVHKNDLILDIVITPNKIFFFNKKILSKYPI; encoded by the coding sequence ATTGACAATTGTTTATTTAACTACCAAATTGCTAAACATACAACAAAAAATAAATATGGAATTATTGAACCAATAAATAAGATTATAATTCCAAATTATTTTATTGAAGTAATATTTATTCCATTAATAATATTTGATTTAAAAGGATATAGAATCGGGTATGGTAAAGGATTTTATGATAAATTTATTACATTATGTAGTAATAATATTTTAAAAATTGGTCTTTCTATGTTTTCTCCTATTAACAATATACAATCAGTCCATAAAAATGATCTTATACTAGATATTGTAATTACTCCAAATAAAATATTTTTTTTTAATAAAAAAATACTTTCAAAATATCCCATATAA
- the rseP gene encoding RIP metalloprotease RseP, translating into MIEILVKTIQMLLCLSILVIIHELGHFAFSKMFKVHVEKFMLFFDPWFTIYKKKIGNTIYGIGWLPLGGYVKIYGMNRENQNQKVKIKHNNGFSNTKIANNNIKFYYKSAIKRLLIVSGGIIFNVLLSILIFSGLLFLYGEIKLPTNNLKYGIEFDSLGKQIGFKNGDKILFINDKVIPYFNDISKEILLGKDITIDRMGKIIHVLLKNEQKKMIFDKKEFIIKPRVPPIINDVVKNSLAYKCGLKKNDEILSINSDIVLFSDQIKDILYKNKNKLISILLNRKQQLIKTTCFLNKQGIIGIYLKSFIDMDNIFVFEKHKYSILGSIYHGTIRTFMVLKNQILFFKNVFYIKTKAYKQLGSFFSIAKELPSEWNWEIFWVLTGTLSIWLAFVNFFPIPSLDGGYILFIILEIITNKTISEKFIEKSNIIGFIIISFIMFIMIIWDILKVFFY; encoded by the coding sequence ATGATAGAAATATTAGTGAAAACCATACAAATGTTACTATGTCTTTCTATTTTAGTAATTATTCATGAATTAGGTCATTTTGCCTTTTCTAAAATGTTTAAAGTACATGTGGAAAAGTTTATGTTATTTTTTGATCCTTGGTTTACTATTTATAAAAAAAAAATAGGAAATACTATTTATGGAATTGGATGGTTACCTTTAGGTGGATATGTTAAAATATATGGCATGAACAGGGAGAATCAAAATCAAAAGGTAAAAATAAAACATAATAATGGTTTTTCAAATACTAAAATAGCAAATAATAATATAAAATTTTATTATAAATCTGCAATAAAAAGATTATTAATAGTATCTGGAGGAATTATTTTCAATGTTTTATTATCAATTTTGATTTTTTCTGGTTTATTATTTTTATATGGAGAAATCAAATTACCGACCAACAATCTTAAATATGGAATTGAATTTGATTCTTTAGGAAAACAAATAGGCTTTAAAAATGGAGATAAAATATTATTTATCAATGATAAAGTCATACCATATTTTAATGATATTTCAAAAGAAATTTTATTGGGAAAAGATATTACTATTGATCGTATGGGGAAAATTATTCATGTCTTATTAAAGAATGAACAAAAAAAAATGATATTTGATAAAAAAGAATTTATCATAAAACCTCGTGTTCCTCCAATAATAAATGATGTTGTTAAAAATTCGTTAGCGTATAAATGTGGACTTAAAAAAAATGATGAAATATTATCAATTAATTCAGATATAGTTTTATTTTCTGATCAAATTAAAGATATTTTATATAAAAATAAAAATAAACTTATTTCTATTTTGTTGAATAGAAAGCAACAATTAATCAAAACAACATGTTTTTTAAATAAACAAGGTATTATAGGAATTTATTTAAAAAGTTTTATAGATATGGATAATATTTTTGTTTTTGAAAAACATAAATATTCTATTTTGGGATCTATTTATCATGGTACTATACGTACATTTATGGTACTTAAAAATCAAATTTTATTTTTTAAAAATGTTTTTTACATTAAAACTAAAGCGTATAAACAACTGGGTAGTTTTTTTTCAATAGCAAAAGAACTTCCTTCTGAATGGAATTGGGAAATATTTTGGGTCTTAACAGGTACTTTATCAATTTGGTTAGCATTTGTCAATTTTTTTCCAATTCCATCATTAGATGGAGGTTATATTTTATTTATTATCCTTGAAATAATTACTAATAAAACAATTTCTGAAAAATTTATTGAAAAAAGTAATATAATTGGATTTATTATTATATCATTTATAATGTTTATAATGATTATATGGGATATTTTGAAAGTATTTTTTTATTAA
- a CDS encoding FeoA family protein: MNLSELKKGEKGIIKGYKNNNFPIKLLELGVLPGVKFEIIFISIFSDPLCIRYDLSCLVLRKQEAYNILVELIN; encoded by the coding sequence TTGAATTTATCTGAACTGAAAAAAGGAGAAAAAGGAATTATCAAAGGATATAAAAATAATAATTTTCCAATAAAATTATTAGAATTAGGAGTATTACCAGGTGTAAAATTTGAAATTATTTTTATATCTATTTTTTCTGATCCATTATGTATTCGCTATGATTTATCTTGTTTAGTATTACGTAAACAAGAAGCATATAATATTCTCGTAGAACTTATTAATTAA